The following are encoded in a window of Myxocyprinus asiaticus isolate MX2 ecotype Aquarium Trade chromosome 17, UBuf_Myxa_2, whole genome shotgun sequence genomic DNA:
- the gjb9a gene encoding gap junction protein beta 9a yields the protein MNWSQLEALLSGVNKYSTVFGRLWLSIVFVFRVLVFVVAAQRVWGNESKDFECNTKQPGCTNVCYDSIFPISHIRLWALQLIFVTCPSLMVVAHVKHREEKDKKYMAIHQGSRLYSNPGKKRGGLWWTYLLSLVFKTVFDAAFLYILHCMYKGFDLPRIAKCSLDPCPNTVDCFISHPTEKKIFTYFMVASSALCIFMCICELVYLIGKRILTNCMMPQAPPQKYKRTDPTFASNQSMSSRKSEDTKKDKTVL from the coding sequence ATGAACTGGTCACAGCTGGAGGCCCTTCTCAGCGGGGTCAACAAATATTCAACAGTCTTCGGTCGTTTGTGGCTGTCTATAGTGTTTGTGTTCAGAGTTCTGGTGTTTGTTGTGGCAGCTCAGCGTGTTTGGGGCAATGAGAGCAAAGACTTTGAGTGCAACACCAAACAGCCAGGCTGCACCAACGTCTGCTATGACAGCATATTCCCCATCTCTCATATCCGTCTATGGGCCTTGCAGCTGATCTTTGTCACTTGTCCATCTCTCATGGTCGTAGCCCATGTTAAGCACAGAGAGGAAAAAGACAAGAAGTATATGGCCATCCACCAGGGTTCCCGTTTATATTCCAACCCTGGGAAAAAACGTGGGGGACTTTGGTGGACCTACCTGCTGAGTTTGGTCTTCAAAACGGTGTTTGATGCTGCCTTTCTCTACATTCTTCATTGCATGTATAAGGGCTTTGACCTGCCTCGTATTGCCAAGTGTTCGCTGGACCCTTGCCCCAATACAGTGGATTGTTTTATCTCTCATCCTACAGAGAAGAAAATCTTTACCTATTTTATGGTGGCCTCCTCAGCTCTCTGCATCTTCATGTGTATCTGTGAATTGGTTTATCTCATTGGAAAGCGCATACTGACAAACTGCATGATGCCACAAGCACCACCGCAAAAATATAAAAGAACTGACCCCACTTTTGCCAGCAACCAAAGCATGAGTTCACGAAAATCAGAGGAcaccaaaaaagacaaaacagtTCTTTAA
- the ptp4a2a gene encoding protein tyrosine phosphatase type IVA 2a produces MNRPAPVEITYECMRFLITHNPTNSQLTKFTEELKSFGVQTLVRVCDATYDKTPVEKEGIEVLDWPFDDGCSPPDQIVDDWLNLLKCKFKDEPGCCIAVHCVAGLGRAPVLVAIALIECGMMYEDAVQFIRQKRRGAFNAKQLLYLEKYKPKMRLRFKDANGQNCCIQ; encoded by the exons ATGAATCGTCCGGCTCCTGTTGAGATCACTTACGAATGCATGAGGTTTCTCATCACTCACAATCCCACCAATTCACAGCTGACCAAGTTTACAGAG GAATTGAAAAGCTTCGGAGTGCAGACGCTTGTTCGGGTTTGTGATGCAACTTATGACAAGACACCAGTGGAAAAAGAAGGCATCGAAGTTTTG GATTGGCCTTTTGATGATGGCTGTTCGCCCCCTGACCAAATTGTTGATGACTGGTTGAATCTCCTCAAATGTAAATTTAAAGATGAACCAGGCTGCTGCATTGCAGTACATTGCGTTGCAGGATTGGGACG AGCTCCTGTTTTGGTGGCCATAGCCTTAATTGAGTGTGGGATGATGTATGAAGATGCGGTCCAGTTTATTCGTCA GAAAAGGCGTGGGGCTTTTAACGCCAAACAACTTCTGTACCTTGAAAAATACAAACCCAAGATGCGCCTGCGCTTCAAGGATGCCAATGGTCAAAACTGCTGCATTCAGTAG